A stretch of DNA from Xyrauchen texanus isolate HMW12.3.18 chromosome 31, RBS_HiC_50CHRs, whole genome shotgun sequence:
GATACCAATAATTAAGGTGGGAAAACCGACAGGTATCCGCTTAATCGGCCGACAGTTTTTAAAAGGTATAATATGCATGAAAGCTTCCCACTCAATGGACAAGAGTGCTGAACTTTAGTAAGTATTACTTAGATAAAGTAAATATCCCACACTGGTACCTTCTTTAAAGCCTTTACCATCTGGAATGAAAGAAAATATTAATTCAAATATAACAGGTCAAATGTGTTTGTAACATAAGACACTGCTTTACAAAACCAGTTAGCAACTCTATGCATCATCACTTCTgaccatttttattataattttttgtcatattAAGTATAGGAAATTATGTACAAGAAAAGGAGAGCGAAAAATGGATAGAAATAAAATCAACTCAAGTCTTGTATTTTTAAAGGTAATTTTATAATTGCATCATCTATAGTATACGTGCCCTCGCATAAACGCACTGTATGATATAACATGAATATCAAATTTCTTATGCTTTAACAAGTTTAGACAGAagttaatttaaactttaaagggGGTCTTGAATTAGAAAATCAAACTTACCATGGTATCTTGACATATAAGCGTTCATAGCACTATAAAAACCTACTGTTAATTTCAGAACCGAAAACTTCTTCGTTAATCCAAAAATAAGGCTTTAGTGAAACCAAGGTGCCAAAacaactcgttctctacttcctcctcacTTTTACGTCATAGTGAGGTATTACATCAGCACAGGCCAGCCTCTGCATAAACAGATCAACACCTACTTTATCGTCCACACTGCTTAGAGCGGTGAGATTATTTTTGGAGCAACAGGAGGTGTCACGATGGCCACGAAGATGTCAAGACGTTGTGCAGTGCCAGGTTGTGGGAAACTAGATTTCTTGCATTTGCTTCGCAAGGATCCCAACATTAAGAAAGAGTGGCTAacgtttatttttaatgaagtcccGGATCGCGTCTGTAAGAACGTGTTTGTTTGCTCGCTTCATTTTACCGATGATTCTttcacaaacaagacacagttcGACGCAGGCTTTGCAGagagacttaaattaaaagttgatgcagtgccaactatattggACCCGACACAACAAACAAGTGTGAGTATCcatgttaattgttttgcttCGTATGTTACAGACTGTTAGATGTGATTTTAGACTCTAGTGATTTAGTTTTAATGCACAGGGATCTCCAAGCAGCATATATTTTCTTGTTCTGTTGGCATAATGGCACAATTGTCACCGATGCACCTAAAGAGTATtgatatcaatatatttagacaatctctttcctttttaatgaaaacacGACTCATTGTAATGAACAACATATGTGTTTGTCACTACACTAAATATATGATCAAAGATGATTATATGACGAACGACTGTTTCCTGTATACGTTTACATGTTGCACGGTAAGTGTATCCTTTCACAAATGTGCTAGCACCATGTATTTACAGTTTATTTGGGGCTGTCATGTGTTACTCACCATTTGTATGGAAATGTTTCACCATTGGAAAATGCCCCAACTATGTAACAAGATACTAGAGCccaaccgatatgggatttttgagactgaTACCAATTTTATGGTGCCTTTCCATTGCACGATACAACTCGACTTGACtttgctcactttttggggggttttccactgtggatagtatctgGTACCTGGAACTTATTTTAGTAcaacctcagtcgaggttccaagcgagccgagccgatactaaatgtgatgtcaaaaccctgcagatcactgattggtcagagagaatcgtcactaccagcgtcacagGATTTGCGACTCAGGACATCAACTCGCtggttttaaagttagcaacagcgataacagtataatttgttatcgcaactttcgaattgtaaaaagaaatggctgtgcgcaaaacacGCCGTGGAACGGGGAAAAAAATCTATGGATATGCACAAATTCATAAGTAACTTTTTTATTCAAAACAGCGTATTATGAGGAAAAGTAAGCAGTTTCCATCCTTGACTTAACATTGTTCTAACCATTGCTAATGCCCATTTGCCTGTCCTCTCTACCTTGTCGGCAGTGCAATTCTCCAGTGCAGCGATTAGTTATTAAATGAATTATCAAACCAACTTTGGTTGTCTTAAATGACTGATTTATAGTATCATGACAATAATAATAGTGTGCATTGTACACATACCTAGGCTTTTCTCTGTCAATGTTGTCACGGTTCCAGCATGATCATCTTTTCAATGGGAACGCTGATTGTTCTCGGAGACGCTGATCACAGCAATGAATTACTCACCCATTCCACCTGCTTCATTCTGATTGCACTCCCTTCTTATTCCTTGTGTTTTCCTTCTTTCTTTGGCAGTTTATTGTTTGCGGTCAAGTGTTATCTGTGCTCTTTTGTGTAGTTGGAACTTGCCGTGTGTCTGTTGTCTCTCTTCTCGGTTCtcggtttctttattttgaaagctTTAAGAAGTTTGGCTAATGTTCCAGAAATGTAGTGGTCATGTCTTAAAAACATGCTAATCTCATAAAAGACCTAATAGCAGAGTGGTCCCCTGATCttcagaatttaagatttttaggatttcatttcaggcctgaAGTGAATATACTCCATTTTTGgcgaaaatgcatatttagggtgcatcaaaataatccacacgactacAGTCAACAAATAAttttcttctgaacccaaattatattttttagaaacaaaacattacttatatacttttatactttttaactataaatgttcacttccgtacatctctgtgagggcgcgctcatgagagggatgacgtaagctcgttggtaaggtcatgcGTCACATGGAGGAGGAGTCATGAATCacctattcctttaacagatctgttttagagtttgatgaatgtcagtccattataatgatgatgtttttgtgttcagatgttcatcatgagagagcaggtggatgtgattcatgctggagaacagcagattctgcagacaccagtgaagattgaagtgaagcaggaggagataaaagaagaaatcacaacagaggaacaacagagtgatgatgatgatgatgaacagcagatgctgcagataccagtgaagatgtgttcagtgaagctgctggactgcaggaacctgatgaagatgagaggagaaaacacagcagaggaacaacagagtgatgaaggTGATGTTTTTGTCTGTTGTCAGTCGACTGTCATGTCAGGATCTGTTAGCAGATGTTTCATCACTCAAAAGTTTCCCgctgtttttattgtcattttagatgttctttgttgtctttaaatttaattgttttattaacatttttcaagtCACATCAGTTCATCAGGGACAGTGAAAGACCCGGCATacttcatacaaaattaaagaacgAACATTTGTGAcgtcattttgaacaaatctgaCCAAagaaaaggtgtttttgagtttcggTGGTTCGTGACTGCTCAACAGCGCAAACGTTCAGTAAAACTTTGTActgctgctaaacaccttctcaCTGTCATTGGTTCACATCATCAGTAGGTTTgatctggagctccacctactttgaggacATTCTTGTTACTTTGATCAGTCAATtaaagatcagtcaacatgaaccgAGCATGCAAAATTGCCTACTTCTGTATGATTGTTCGAGTAGAGCCATTTTCCAGAACATATCATGTGATTTTTTATAAGTCTACAAAAGGAgccaaatctactcaaatacacTCAAGTGCCTCTGTTACTCTTGATTGCCATCTGCAGCTGAAAGGGATTTGGACATCTGCCCAAAGTGAGATATTCCTCTTATATCATAATCTCTATTCggccaataataaaaaaaaaatgatacacCCTTTGTTGCAGTAGTATTAGTTTCATCATAAATTACTAGGGATACACTGACATTTCTTCCTCCAAATTTTTTCTCTTTTgaccgaaagagaaaaaaggcaacAAATTTAAACAGAAACGTGAAAATCCGGTAACAGAAACACTTGTATGGAGAAAAAGCAGCGTTTATCTTGCACATTAAAGTCCATATCAAAGTGaagtaccagctggctaccattacaatcacccccctaaacctcactcccttcCGTGTCACagaccactgtaaccggtcctgtcAAACCCACTGCGAGCGGGATTCAAACTGATGTCAGCCGGCACGCTAACGGTGAGGCTACAGCCTGTAGCATCAGTCAGTTGAGGACCTCTTGAGGACAGGAGACTGgatgtttacacataccgcacagctatcacttaCCAGCTGgttcctgttacactcacccccctaaacctcactcctttctgggtcacggcaccactgtaacgtTCCTGCTTGACCCACTCCGAGCATGATTCGAAATGGCATCAGCTGACAAGGGAGGCGGgagctctaacaaggaggctaaaggctacagcccctagtgcCATATATCGCACAGCTACCACATACCAGCTGGTttccgttacactcacccctcctaaacctcactcccatctgggtcacggcaccactgtaaccgatCTTGCTCGACCCACTCCGAGCATGAtgcgatgataaacttttgagtaaatttgaatatttagcctatgttctacatctagaccagggCGGCTCTTTGCCTCCATCCATGTGTTCTttgttgacaatttattttacattccAACATGTATTTAATCTAGTGTTAAAATcaatcaaaatgcatttaaatatgtgCAGAATTGTACATTTTggaaatatttcttaaaaaatttaatgaataaataaaaagctcTCTCACACGAGGGAATGTAGCCATTGACGTGATGAGTCATGAGAAGTTAGTTAAACAATTTTCCAGTCTGCATCACCATGACGGAGTCAGAGAAGAACACAGATAAGCGCAAATATGTAGATTAGtacataactttttttatttgaattagaggatttatattttttgtttaaggAATGGGAAACCCTTCTTCTTGATATGCCAGACTTCACTATCGCATTTTAAGGCTTCAAATCTTGAGCACCATTTTACCTCACCCCATGCTAAAGTGGGCCAGGAATTTCCCAAAGGCACTGAACTTTGAAAGTACAAGATAAACACATTGAAAAGTCAGTAAGAAAAGCAGACTCAGTTTTTTCGAAAATTATCTAAGCATTCAGAGACACAATGGCATCATATCAGCTGGCATGGAACATTTCTTGCGCTAATAGGCCATATTTTGAAAGGCAATTTGTCAAGAAGTGCCTCAGTGATGTTGGTGCTACCATATCACCTGAAAATGACAACTTGCAAAGTTCGGTGTCAAATCTTCGACTTTCACAGCACGCTGTTGAACAGAGAATATCGGACATTAACAACACAATTGAAACACAATTATACACAGATCCTGAAAGGTGCTGGTATTTCAGCATTGCTTTATATTATGTTCAAGATAAGTGGGCAATATTGTTAATTAAAGAAgtgcttggtcctcggccacttctccaccctctaattggaggcagtcctccatcTCCTGGCAGCAGTACTCTCGCTCTAGGCGGTCAGCGATGTTTTTGTTCTGCCAGTCGttacaattcaatttgatttctTTTCACATTTATCCTTCTTGAATTGATTTTTGTTTACTGTGTTCATTGCAGAGCTGATACAAGTGCAAGAGGAATGTCAAGAGCTgtatgaagtggaggagaaacttcagtatcagaaacatcatgatttcacAACTGGAGAAGAATCTTCAAGTTGCTCACCAAAAGATCCTCAAAGAAGAGCAACCAAAGATTCTTTAACCTGCTCTCAGTTTGGAAAATGTTTCACGTATAAACACAATCTTAATAAGCAGACAAGTGTTCACACAGGAGAAAAACCtttcacgtgccatcagtgtggaaagtgtttcacaAGTAGATATTATCTTCGAGTACATGAAATTGTTCATAGTGGAGAAACGCCTTTcacctgccatcagtgtggaaagggtttcacacaaaaaggacattttattgaacacatgagagttcatactggagagaaaccttacatgtgccatcagtgtggaaagagttttgcatctGCAGCTACTTTCAAGAATCATCTCCGCCGTCACTCTGGAGAACGGCCATTTGAATGTGATCAttgtggtaaaacatttgttttgagttCAGACCTAAACCAACATCTTAAACGGTACACAAATGAGAAGCCACacaaatgttctttttgtggaaagggTTTTGCACACCTGTGCTTTTTGAATGcgcaccagaaaatacatactGGCGTGAGGCCTCATAAGTGCTTTGAATGTGGAAAAACCTTTACAGCAGTTTCCAGCTTGGAAAAGCACCAactaattcatactggagaaaaaccatacaagtgctcatacTGTGAcaagagtttcactcggtcacaaaacctgaaaacgcacaagagaattcatactggagagaaaccgtacaagtgctctcactgtggaaagagtttcactcggtcacaATATCTGAAAGCACATGAGAGAAACCATACCACTGCTCTTCATGTTTCCACACAGCAGATCATGTAGTTACTCACATGAAAAGTTGTTACCCAAAGTAATCACAGAGAGAAGTTTTgcttaaaaactaaaaacaaaactgcTTAAAGCAAGTTTTACTAGGgaaatcttaaagggacagttcacccaaaaatgaaaattctcttatgatttactcaccctcctgacaccccagatgtgaatgactttctttcttctgcaacacacaaattaagattttagaagaatatttctgctctccatacaatgcaagtgaatgagtgtcAAATATttagctccaaaattcacaaaagggcaacataaaagtaatccatatgactctagtggttaaattcatttaatcagaagcgatatgaaaggtgtggttgagaaacggataaatatttatctcctctctgcccagtagtgGGTGATATGCATTAAGACTGAGAATCACCAAAAGCAGAGGAAGAAAAATgggaaagtgaaactgaagtgtagattgactgagcagggaggaaaattttactgtaaaaaaaagtcctatcacacacctgtcatatcgcttgGATCGCTGAagatatgggtttaaccactggagtcatctggagtacttttgtgttgcccttatgtggattttggagcttcaaaatattggtcaccatttgtttgcattatatgggccttcagagctgaaatattggtAAATGgtatgcacttatatagcgcctttctaaCCTTAGCGGttatcaaagcgctttacactgtgccTCATTCACCCAACtgctccaactagttcacaaatcagactgatcGCTCCActtgtaacagttctcgagtcaacagtacattgagtcaatcacagcagtttgtgagtcaacagtacattgaactgagaatcgcctctttcggacataatactgagaactgcCGATCAGTGAGCTGCTGATGAGCATGCGTGAAAcgaggacttgaatgagggggcAAAACGTTTCAGTCGAGAggtgtaaatacatttttctattgagtgttgtgcatgcagattatatctgaagtttTGATGACCTGGTTCATGGTTTCTGTTAAAAAGGGTGAGTTAAGACAAGTTTAATCACTTTATATGTTTAGACGTGTAGATTATTTtcgtttgtatatcagtgtcagtgTGCTTTATGtacaaaactttaatgtaggatgtgTTGACAACTGAATGAAACTctgacaataaacacccttataattataacttaattaaataaaatgtaataatcagcaatatgtggttacatatggctttattgaatggGATTGTTCGTGTATTCTACGAAGCCTTCTACGTgcatctctctcgaactggcgcctccaGCTCCTCTTTAtttcgctctcccgctgatcagctgattcagcgccatcATCAAGGCTCGGCCACACCTTCCTCCTAGTTTCACTCCTCCCCTGCCTGATTCAGGCTGGGCACCACTGGTCTTTgtggaggggagacgctgcccttccaGCCATTATTTCAGATGGTGGTCTACCctgcctcctgtgaacctgggggagcGATAAGGGAAggcatggggagagggaaaggacaaGCCAGACATgctgtcgcccggtcctcaaccgGTCTTCTGCCCTCTGCGGACGACAGTGGGTCCTCCTGCTCTCGGCAGACAGCAGCGACCCCTCCATCCGCAGGCAGACAgccgcggctgctcccctggcggatggcagcggcgaggactctgACAGTGATCCTTCCTCCcacccaggttttggcaccactgtagcAGTTCAAGGTCGGGCAAGGATGAGGTGGGAACTGACTAAATggtaaacaaagtttaaaaagaaactcaacataaaacaaacacagacacacatgctatACTGCCCGCTGATAAGCTGATTCAGCACTTGCCGTGCATCAACATGGCCCAGCCAAGCCCTCCTTCTTGTCACATATTTATAGTGATGTCATTACATGATGACATAAACTGGTGAATCCATTTGTTTAACCAGTTTATTGAAATTAACTGCACAAAAGAACCGTTTCGCAGAAAAGAATAAGACTTCCCATCACtactctgcagaacaaaaatgggcttttcccaATCAATGTGCATTTTCAAACCATACTTAGTATAGAAACgcccatcccggtttgaaaatGGCCACAGATTTGAAAACACCCATTACTGTTTTGCAGAGacttatccacagttttcctgagcaacctgCCTGCTTTGTATTTCTGGTCTCGAGATGCCAAGAAAAAACTGCCAAAACAAGCGATCAAGAGCAGAACAACCAGTGATGGGTAGTAGCTTCAATATAATTAGCGAAGCTATAAGTGTAGCaaggcaggcgaggaatgaggatctaaacgcagctttgttaacataaaaatatgttggccaggagaccaaggggatgacctcaaggtggggaccgggtcaggaggcctggggggtggCTGCAGGGctgagacagggtcaggaggcctgggaggcggccgcaggttcaggaggcctgggaggcggcctcagggtcaggaggcctgggaggtggctctAGGAAGGGAATGGGGTCTGGCAGTTTGGCCACAGGAGGTGAAGCGGAGCCATAGGCGGATCCAAAGGCATAGCAACATGGGTAGGGACTTGAGATCCCAATGGCAAAACTGGAGATGGGTCCGAAGATAGAGCGGGCGGAGTAGTCAGAGGATGAGTTTCAGGATGAAAAGTGGGAAGAGTTAGAGTTTGAGAGACAGGATGTGGAGCTGCTGGTGGATGTACTGATAAGGTGGACGGAACTGCAGAAGGAGTTGTTTCCGGGCAGAGGCGCTTGCGGAAAAGTCTCtggggagcgggcggagccgtgggaggaattgtctctgggggagcgggcagaGGCATGAGAGGAATTGTCTCTGGGGGagagggcagagccacgggaggAATAGTCTCTTGGGAAGCGGGCAGAGCCGCttgaggaatagtctctgggggagcgggcagagctgtggaaggctctgggtatggagccgtggaaggcaacCATTGTGGGAGGAGATTTAAAGCCCTCTTCCTCCACACCCACAATGAAAAGTGGGCCGCTAACTCGCAGAGCCTCCTCCACGAACTCGAGGAGCGTCTAGTGAGGATCTGCTGGAGGCATCATCTCCTTTAGTGCACTACTGAGACccgccctgaagaaaaccaccaaagaGTGTGGATAGTGCTCTAAATTCGCCAGCTCTAAAAACTCACGGACTTGATCCTCAACTGGGCGGTCCCCTTGCTCAAAGAGGAGAATTCTGACAGCCGCTAGATCTATCTTAGGTCAGTgtttctgtgacgaggcaggcgaagaatgaggatctaaatgcaggccaTGTTCTGCCgcatttaataaacatttaattaacataaaaataaacaagccaactcagaataaaaagaaaaccaaaacacagggaaccaagcacagagcataaacaatacatgcaaagactgacaaactaaccacgggaaacaagggcttaaatacacaagggaaaacaagaaacacctggggaaacagtCAGGGATGAAGAACACCAGGGGTAAAAATCAAGGGAAaactaatcataaaatgaaactacaaaggacaacAAAAAATTTACAGGAAATAGGAACTAAACTAGAATTACAACATAAAAGACCAAAAACCACAGGGAATATGACAAtaagcttaactacatttctgagtagcgagaTTTCGTTTTTAAATCAGGTAGATTTTCAGTAGCAAAGCTATATTTTTAACGAGGTAACGGCATAGCATTGACAAAAGCTACACCACTATATCATGCCTTTTACCCAGTCTTTACTAATTCCAGATTAGAATCAAAACTACAGATGTCCGATCACAAATTAATTGCtcatttgagtcggttctttacaATGAACTGGTCACACGTAATAGGAAAGCAGTCTGAATCGGTTCGCAATTCAATCTGAAAGATCCGCTTGCGCTGCTGAATCGTGACTACGCATGCCGGCCCCCAATTggactaatcagccgaggagaggaatAAATGCGGCAGAACATGGCagttttaagagagagagagagagagagccacatgcagctgccatgtgtgtttatgttttgtgtctttttgttttcattaaatattattttgatggtttagccggatcccacctcctcctttcccaacctaAACCTTGTTACAATGGCAAATAAAGATCACGCTGGTagcagtggatctacaatcaatgaAAACCAAACTTGAATATACATCTGTAACGTttcccacaagaaggaggacagggaacaggtgttcagcaacaggtaagcttttaattctctttttccAATACACAATAGTgatcaagcgcactgagttggcttgtcatctcctcccgactggaggctcggtgtctgcttttatgccgctctcctcgtgctcactggaattagagacaggtgttaggcataatttagctcaggtgtaagcgcccttaccgctttcctctcccggacgggcgcttgaccacgccccgctgccacatacccccaccgcccgactcaggccgggcaccatccggcctgccaaccactccccatttctggagagaaagtcggcgacagccatctgcaccccggtctgtggaccaccttgaatttaaagggctggagagccaggtaccaacgggtgatccgggcgttagtatctttcatgcggtggagccactggagtggggcgtgatccgagcagagggtgaaggcccaccccagcaggtaataccggagggtgaggaccgcccacttgatggccaaacactccttctccacggtgctgtacttagtttccctcaaagagagcttccggctaatgtacagcactggagCTCCTCCCCTccgccacctgcgagagtacagcccccagccctctgtctgaagcgtccgtctgcaaaataaaagggagagagaaatcaggtgcatgaagaagcggcccccacaaagtgcggctttaatctgcataaacgcctgttgacactgctccgaccattgaaccggatctggagcccctttttagtgaggtcagtcagcgggctggtgacgtccgaataattaggcacaaaccttctataatagccagccagccccaggaactgcctcaccccctttttggtcttaggtctagggcaagtcgcaatcgccgtggtcttatcaatttggggacgcacctggccatgacccaagtggaaccccagataccgtacctccacacgctcaatcgcgcatttcttagggtttgccgtgagcccgcccgccgcagcgatctcaggacggccctcagatgttgcatgtgccgctgccaatcattgctataaatgataatatcatctaaataggcagcggcgtacgcggtgtgaggtctgaggatccgatccatgagttgCTGAAAGCGTGGCggcgccccaaacaaaccgaaaggaagcgtcacaaattggtgtaatccaaacggcgttgtgaaggctgttttctcacgggacattggtgtcaagggatctgccaataaccctttgttaaatccaaggtcgaataaaatcgagcagtacctaaccgatcgagcagttcatcaacacggggcattgggtacgcgtcaaatttagacaccgcgttgacttttctgtaatccacacagaatcgaacagacccatcactcttgggaacaagaacaaccgggctggaccaatcactgtgggattcctctattacgcccatatcaagcatcgcatctaattcctcccgtactattttctttttatgttcgggtaagctgatagaggcggcaacgcaccaccgcgcccggctcggtctcgatgtggtggtgtatgatgtttgtacggcccagtagagggaaaacacatccgcaaattccttttgtaattcggaaacctctgtgagttgccgcggtgagagttggtctccacaagtaaccggagtgttaagattgtagtctttgtttacctccggtccgagctccgccctctcggaactaccgtggccaacgtcacagaggcctcttccctccataatttcaggaggttgaggtgataaatttgacgtcgcccctctatcggtacgtttaacttcataatcgagatcccctactgcgtcgtgtgacctcaaagggtccttgccacttggcgagtaatttagagctcgatgttgggagtaatacgagtaccttatccccggtgcaaattcccgtagccgagcacccctgtcatacagccggcgttggcgttcttgagcttggagcaaattctcctgtgttaatcgccccagtgtgtggagttttgctctaagatcgagaacgaactgaatttcatttttgctattagaaggtccctcctcccacgccacggatgacgtcaaggacaccacggggcgtcgcccgtacagcagctcaaacggggagaaccctgtggaggcttgtgggacctctcgtactgcaaacaacagggggtctagccacttatcccagtttctaagcgtcatcgtgtacgcaatttactgaatcatgttcttgagcgttttattaaatcgttccactaggccatcagtctgcgga
This window harbors:
- the LOC127625017 gene encoding zinc finger protein 239-like, whose translation is MFIMREQVDVIHAGEQQILQTPVKIEVKQEEIKEEITTEEQQSDDDDDEQQMLQIPVKMCSVKLLDCRNLMKMRGENTAEEQQSDEELIQVQEECQELYEVEEKLQYQKHHDFTTGEESSSCSPKDPQRRATKDSLTCSQFGKCFTYKHNLNKQTSVHTGEKPFTCHQCGKCFTSRYYLRVHEIVHSGETPFTCHQCGKGFTQKGHFIEHMRVHTGEKPYMCHQCGKSFASAATFKNHLRRHSGERPFECDHCGKTFVLSSDLNQHLKRYTNEKPHKCSFCGKGFAHLCFLNAHQKIHTGVRPHKCFECGKTFTAVSSLEKHQLIHTGEKPYKCSYCDKSFTRSQNLKTHKRIHTGEKPYKCSHCGKSFTRSQYLKAHERNHTTALHVSTQQIM